In Brienomyrus brachyistius isolate T26 chromosome 11, BBRACH_0.4, whole genome shotgun sequence, the DNA window TCTCACATTTAAAATTCCCAGGAAAACTAACCTTTCAAATACTTAGTCGTGCAGAACTCCGTCCTATTCACACTGTGGCCACTGGTTCTGCGGTCAGTAGCCCCCTGCTTCTGGGGGAGGGGTGTCTGAGTCAGGAAGCCCTGGCAGAACCCCAAGGCTGGTGGGGCTGGGCAGGGGGGCTCAGCAGCGCATCACAAAGAGAGGCTTGTTGAAGACCAGCATAGCCACCTTGCCCTCAGAGCAGGTAACAGTGCCAGACTGATGCCCACTTCCTAGGGAGGCAGTCAGGCTGCTTTGGCTTCTAGCAGGAGCTTCACTACCCTGCTTTGGGCACCATTCAATGTTAAACATAAGAAACAAATTATTTTTGGATCATTAAAATCAGAGCAATATTAGAAGTGAAATAAGATTAATTCTAATAGCTGCCTTATTATAAGGAGGAAAACAAAGTTTTATTGCAAAGAATTTTAATTACAATTACTTTCTCTGTTCAGGTTTAAGTCCATCCAGCAGTACTGTGGATATAATTAAATTTGTCATGGATTATGGGGTAAAGGGGTTAAAATACAGCTGCAAGTGATCACACTAAATTGCACACAAAATAAAAGGTCCCctttaaaaaaaactgccaaATAACAAACTCTACTGTGTTCAGGAACAGGCCGCATAAAAGGACGAATCTAATCCTAACACAATGCCAGTGCTCTGGGTTATACTGCCACCTTGTGGTTACATACTGATGTAGCATATTCAAGTTTACCGCCCATCTCCACTTTCATTACGTTCAAATTTTGCCACAGCAAACTCAACCAGGGGTATCATTTCAGTATTTTACAGGTTAAAACACAAGTTAAAGGTTCGATCACAGTATAATCTTATAAGAtttataatttgcataatttctaCCATCAGGGACATGTGGCATCACTGAGCACCTAATAGTCAAAAAAtagagtaataataaaataatacatcacaTATCTGCAGGATCCTATAAGCATCCAATTCAAACTGCAGCAGAAACATCTATTTCTTCTTTGTTCGAGTTGCACTTTCCAGGATCTTTGCCTTCAAACCCACTCttgaaaacacacaaatgtgAACTGTGAAacgttttatttcttttttagaTCATATTTAATAGTTATACAAAATCCAATACACAATATGTCTTATTTTGGTTTGGGTCACCAACAGGCCGACTTAAAAAGGAGCAAACTCTTGACAGaacaggacacacacaaacacactgctgaacctgtcccacgagtcccctgggggggggggggaggggggggggtcctgctcAAAATCAGTGCATAACTGAAGCTCCTTTCTGACCTCCTGGAGCAGGTACTGTAGAAGTGTCTGGGTTTTAGGTCACGACAAACCCCACTTTTATACAAAAGTCAGTAAGTAGGCTGTTCTGACACAGCCCAGCGCAGCTAAAATTTCAAGAGTGTGTTCTTTTTCTGTATTGTACCAAATTTTACCAAGCGTGTCTAATTCCGTGTTACTGTTGGAGCTCGTTGACGAAGCCCAGACGCACAGTAGGTCAGCCATAGTGCAAGAACCCTGACCTTCATATGGATTTGAGTCCAAATCCAAACATTTCTGCAAAAAAGCAGAAGCTGCTTGGCTGGTAAGAGATTTTCAGAAAGTCGAGTATTTCAAGTTGACATAACATCATTGCATTTGCAAAGGGACGGCACTCTACAGAAGTCCTCACAGCCCATCCACTATCAACACTATTTTTAATGCTTGCATTCAAGATAATGGTTTAAAAATCACACTATTAAAATGTGAAATGACAACATACCAGTTTTAAGTGAATGATAAATTTAAGGATGTGGAAACAAACGAAAATGAAACAAAtgataatttctttttttttttacaatgccATTTCTCAAAATTTTCTTCCACAAACAAATAACCACATCATATCTGAATGACATTTCCAAACAAACTCATTGActgataaacacacacacacacacaaggaaagaCGGCAGGCATCTGCAGTGCTAGATAGCATAGCGCAGGTTCAGCTCCACCAGGGTACCATCTCAACCACACTACGCTTGTACCTTCTAGGGCTGCAAACTGTGGCTGTTCATGATAAACAACACAGAAATCCAGCAAAGGCCTTCAGACTATACTGGCGATGTCCACCTATGAAAGACAAGCTTTGCTCATAGGGCACGGTGGCCCACAAAGAAACAAATAATGTCTGCCCTTCattcctctgtgtagttttcaaaTGCCCTTGTTACTTTAGGGGCAGAGTGTAGGAATCAGctgttaatacaatacaaaagttTACCTCCTCAATTCTGGTCCCGGAGGGCCAGAATCTGACAGTTTGCAGACTCTCCAGCTCAAACACGTCACAATCAGATAATTACCAGGTTTAGTATGTGCATCTGAGCAGGAAAATCCACAAACCGTGTTGGATTCTGGTCCTCCGGGACGGGAATAGGGGCGTCCAGCATTAGGAGGTCGTGGCACATGCCCATGACCAGAAGGTGGCTGATTTGAATGGCGTGGCTGAAAGAATGTGGCCTTTGAGGCCGGGCCTCAGCCCTGAAGACTGCAGGGAGGCGCTGTGCTCTGACCGTAAGCTTCGCTCACTTCTACATGCATCTTAGGTGGGTAAGATGGGATACGAGAAAACCAATGAAAATTCAAATGTACTCATatttgtacaaatggcaaataaagtgcaatcattctttttttttactaccCTTCTGTATGTAAGTATGACTggccatttacattttacaggaTTTTTGTTTTAAGTTTTTGTATTGTTCCCACATtaactatattattttattattcaccATTGCGCCTTACCGCTACCTTAATGATAGAAGACGGCTAACGCGTTTGCTGGTTCACTACTAATGCTACAAGCcttttcctgttagtgtagccaTGTTAATGTATAGTTGTTGATTTTCTGAACTCCTCCAGTCctttattttaaatgtacttATGTATGACATGTATTATTTGTGACTGTTTATACTTACATATGCATTTCGTTGGTTTAGTTTGTACTTTTCGGTTCCGCCACAAAGGTGTTGTAGGCATGGCAGCAACCAGCGgcgcatttttttatttattttttttgtttcagcgTCAATTCCTGTCAGAATCCGCTTAGATTTGGCACTGTGTAAATTGAGGAGAGGCTGGACGTCGTCGACTGCGCCATTTATTTTAGGGAAATAAACTGCAGCTGCGTGCCCGTTGTTGCCGAATCGTTACATTAGCAGCACAACAAATATTCATACGACCACAAATATTTATGATGTAGCAACGCGTTGAAGCAGGAGTGGATAAGTACAGGAAGCAGATCCAAATGCCTCGCTAACAGCCACAAGGACGACAGGGCAGCATTTGGGCCGAGCGGAAGCTGAATTTTAGGGGTGAACGCGCAGACTGACGCCTTGCTCTCCGAGGAAACGTGGTGTCGTCTTAAGACACGCATTGCAAATCAGGTTGAAGAAACCCCAATGCAATTCCTTTCAAATCACAAAGGCCTTTTCAGAATTTACGATAGACCACACCAGAAAAATCAAGTGTTTAAACCGACAGCtggttaaaatgtacaaaaaaaaatacataattaagTTAACGGGATAAATATCCGAGCGTCGGCAGAAGGTCGAAAGCCAGCTTCAAACACAGTGGTCTGATTTCAATTTTGTGCAAATTTGAAAATGGGGGGGAAAGACAGGACCGTACAACTGTCATATTTTGTTCACGTAGAATCCCAGAACTACAAAATTGATACATGGCCaaggatataaaaaaaaaaaaaaaaacttttctgcTGCTAGATTCCAAAGTAAATTCGCTCTTCGGTTTCTAAGACCAATCTGGTTCTGGAGTTCCACGTAGACAAAAGAACAAGCAGTGAGCCATTCGGCAGGTCTAGTGGTCAGAACATATGGATCACACATTGTACGGTTTTATTCAGTACTGTGAGATCCCAAGGTGAAATGTCTTAAAACCCAACGCAGCCAGGAAGTACTGGTCTGACTGGAGCGCTTAAAGGCCCTGACTGCAATAACCAGTATCCAGGAGCAGCTTTTCAGTGATCAAATGTCTCCAGCAACCATATATACTGGGCAGCAACATTAATGCGTTTAAACTACTGcttcgtctctctctctctctttcacacacacacacactacagtaAATAAAGACCCCCAGCATTTTACAGATTTACACCTTGCTTTGTCGGATACCATTTCCAAAAAAACATACCATGTGGAAAAAGACAACAGACTAAAACTCTTCACTAAATCCTTAGTGCACGATAGCAGGTACAGTATCTGGCAAACTTGTGCTACACAGACTTCAGCAGATAGGTGCAGTTCTGATTTGTCACCCTGACAGTGAAGATTGTCTGGCTGCTTACCCCTCCCCTCAATAAGGGAGTGTTAAAAACAGGGAGGCAAGTCGGTGGACCAGGGGCGGCTGGAGAGCAGGACTGATGGGTATTGCACTTTGTACGGAGGAACAGACTGCTGCCTTGTGAAGCCAAGAGGTCCTCTCAGCTCTGCAGGAGGAGGAGCCAGGAGGAGGAGCCAGGAGCAAACAGGGAGGCAGATAGAAATCGTCCAGCTAAGACCCCTTACTTGCCCTGGAAATTGCTAAGCTCCATTTCATCCTTACGGCGGCGCTGCTGAGCAAAGAGAGAACTGAAGGGGTACAATTTGGCCTTGGCCGGGTACCTCTGCCCCGCAATGTCCACCTCATAGTCACCGCGGTTGATGAAGTCGGGGGTGATGACAGGAGGGGCGCCGGGCGGCGGCGACACAAAGCCCAGGCACACGTGACGCTCCAGCGTGTAGCTGTAGGCGCTGCTGGTGGTGACGCCGGCCAGCTCCCCGCTCCGGTAGATCGGCTCGCCCCACCAGGGCCACAGGTCCAGCTCGCAGTCATGGTCCTCCAACACCAGCATGATGAAGCGCCGTGACACGCCCTCTTGGCGCTGCCGCAGCAGCGCGTCCCGCCCCAGGAAGTCCGTGTCCTGAGACGGGAAACGAGGAAGATTACATGCAGAAGGGGAGTATCCAAATGATGCAGTCAGGGCCGTGTCGCGCACTGCTTCGTGCCGCAGTGCCATGGAAAAACGGAAAATGTGATAAAACGCGACAGTTGGCTGCCAGAGCAGGGGGCGCAATCACCTTATCGAACTTAACCCTGAACTCACGGCCACACTCCAGGGGGGTGGTGAACGTGTCCAGGTCCTGTCCCCAGAAGGCGAAGAACTTCTCGATGCGCAGGCTGCGCAGGGCATAGTAGCCGGCGTTGCGGATGCCATATTTCTGGCCCACGGACATCACCTCGTTGTAGACATGGAGCGCGTACTGCGGCAGGAAAGAGAGAGTGTATGACATGCACCAGCTCAGTGAGGCAGACCGCTAACTTACACTGAGAATGTTCTAGAATGTGGAAGGAAGCCAAGCAGGAGGCCTCACCTCGATGGGGATGTAGAGCATGAAGCCAGGCTCCCCCGTGTGGGTCATGCTCATGACCCGGATGCCGTTGGCATAACCCACGCTCATTTCCTGTTGGAGCAGCGTTGTAAGACACGAGTCTTTGGGTTTTTATTGATAAGCATATTTGACAGTTCTTGTGTTGCTGCGTGCGCGATTGACGCCCATCTTCCATTGCTGACGTACAGTTTGAAGGGCGTTTCTCAAAACCAAAAAAGCGAAGGGCGCACTTGTGGTCTTACAAAGAGCTTGTGattctttgcattcttggtattgagaaaacAGCAGACCATCTTTACCACTCCACCATAAACTGAAAAGGGCCATCGTAACTGCTCTCTAGACAGTATGCATGTTAAAAGGAATGAAAGGAGAAGCAGGCACACCTTACAGAACAGAGAGGGGAAGTGCTCCGGGGTCATCGAGACGTACGACAGTTCGGAGAGCACATCCATCGCTCGCGGGCCAATGAGATTCAGAGCTGTGATGGCCAAACGACAGAGGTCAATGATTCTGATAAGTTTAGGAAGGGAGGGATCGGCCACCAGATCGGCCATCTTTCACCTGTGTATTTCCAGCTGACATCCTCTAGGTGGAGCTGCGGATCATTCGGCATGTGCTGTTTTATCCAAGCCCAGCAGCGTACCTGTTGGTCTGTGGGAGAGATGATGAAGAAGCTGGGGAAGAGGACAGAGTCAGTGTAAAGGTCACTGTAGGTGATCATTTTTACCCCgtattccccccgcagtcccctTGTAGTTCATTGTGTGTCATCTGTTGTGTCAAATGTTACAGctgttgtgtgtgtgctgcTCCTCTATGCCTTTCAAATTGCCTCtcggggacaaataaagttttttgaatttgaatttgagCCGACCTGTTCTTGCTGAGGCGCACCACGCTGCAGTCGTTCTCGTAGCCGCCGCGCTCGTTGAGCATGCCCGTGTGTACGATGTGGCCCACTGGCACGTCCAGGTCGTTGGCGCACAGGTgttgcagcagctccagtgccTGGTCCCCAGTGGACTGACAAAACCAAAATGGTCAAAGTACGTCCCAATATTTTCCATCATAGCAACATTATAGGTTCAAATAATTCTCAGCATGCGCAACAGTACCAGAAAAaccaacagtaaaaaaaaaaaaaaaagtaaaaatctacAAATTTAACAGATATGCCATCTAGATGGTCTTCCTCTTTTGTACTGCTGGCCTCTGCATGCATTTGAAAGGCCTCAATACTTCCCCCTGGTGGACACTCACACTGAGCTCAAACTTTGTGAAGGAGGACATGTCGATAACGCACACAGCCTCCTTACAGCACTTGACCTCGGCGCCGACGATGTCAAACCAATCCGGCTTGTAGAATGTTTTGCTCTGGTCCAGAGCCAGAAGGTCTACAAACAGAGCCATCGTATCAGGGAATGACGTTATTCGTTTAGTCTAATGATGGTGTGCTGTAAAAGGCAATGCAGGAATACCAAGTGAAGGATGTCTCTGTCCTCACCCACCTTTCCCAGCAGGAACGAAGTACTTGGCTCTCTCAAAGCCATGCTTCTCCATCCAGCGAGCGCCTTGCGCATCCAGCCGGTCATACAGGGGGCTGGTCCGGAGCTGCCGGCCCGTCTGGAAGTCCCAGCGTGGGACCTTCAGCTCGTACAGCAGGGCtgtgagacagacaggcagacagacacatgcGTGCACTCACCAACAATTCTGAAAGTCCCGTTAAACAGAGGCAGAGTTCTGCCAAGCAGCTTTTAGCAGTGATGCACTTGACATCTGACACCACACCAAGGGTAGCACTAGCCTTCAGACAATGAGCTTGTCGTTGCGAATGTTTCCATTAcaataaccctaacccaaagtTTGTGATTTCTTTGAATTAGAAATTCCAGCATCCCCATCTAGTTAAACGGTTTTGATTTTCTCATTTTATTACATATCTTCTTTTCAGCACAACCCACGAAGCAGGTGGAAAGGCATTTTACTGCACTGAGATACAGGGTATGatggcccatccatccatccgtccattttctgaaaccgcttatcctattcaaggttgcgggggtctggagcttatcccggagGCTACCGGAtaaaggctgggaacaacccagggtggggcgccaacccaacaCAGGGCATActaacacatgcacacctacgggcaatttgggaACTCCACAGCATGTATTTGCTTTCATTGAAATGATCACAGATACACAATAACTAAACTAACACAGAGTCAGACTTATTCATatatacagtcgaacctcgttactatgtaccccggatacaacgttttcactttttcaacgtacaggtttctaattcccgtttttagcctataTATTATTCcgatagcagccattgtttacagcgtacaccctaaCAGCGTAAACTTCaatacaacatccaaatttctagagaaaacacgaaaactaaccatcgttacgATGTACAGcactctccccgcccaccacaacttgtgtcactacatctacctgtatctacctgatcttcgcccgacaatgcacatttgccttgatttaattagaccaatatttcattaatattttcaggccaaatgccaatttggatgcgaatgtttattttaaaaatccattttgaccagccgttgtgtattttcgttgccgtttatcgccggccgTAATTGTGAGTAATTTTTTTCAAAATTTCAAgaatccaaatgagctttgtcgaattatttaacaagtaataatgtgtttgtttgttttgtagtcaatttaagggtctgttctattaaagttttatcatttacgtggatatttcgtgagttctttcatccatcttgcactaagtgcttacaacgttctatgcttataatgtacatgtttttgatatcccgtcttgtacgtagtaacgaggttcaaCTGTATAtacacagctctggaaaaattaggagaccactctatatatatattttttaaatccgAATAGTTAAATCCTGATTTAAGttcctaagacagcagtacacaagaatacggtgaagcaggagacactgggaacgaccagaagcAGAGAAGTACCAGActgccaggtaaagggcagaagcaactttctaatgccagagatgacagtttctcatgaaacggaggatgacctcaagtgaccttcaaaacgAATGGAACACATTAATAAAAAGCAAAGAACCAGGCtgaagtttgcaaaaaaaaaaaaaaaaaaaaaaacacacacacccttaaATTTAGAAATaagtgaaatgaaaaaaaaatgtgctgtggtgtgttaattttttccagagctgtatatataaTTTACATACTTCACAtctatccattattaaatcactAATCCAATAcagaactgggggggggcagctggtaACTGGTACAAACTTGCCTGGAAATAAAACCAGAAGTTAAACATACGATTAAACATGAGCACCATTTTGGAGATGAATTCTGACCTACAGCAAGTAAAACCAGAAGCTGAAAGGCAGGAGagacctggatgggataccaatcCACCAAGTATCGTATCAAATGAAATTCAGCTACACTGAGGTACCCGGCCCACAAGAGGCTTGTCTGCACAGCACAGATCTGGGGCCTAAATCACGAAGCAGGAaagcttgttggatttaaggtagcacAGTTTACATTAACTTTCTTTGTGCACTAACTTTAAGCacaaactaccttaaatctgacaagctaTTCAgctaagcaaaaaaataaataatccaacTTTTAAGTCAAACAAGCTAAATCAACTGATAAACTTGAACACCGAGTAATTCCAAAAGTTCTATCAAATTTTCACAGCCGTAAAATTGCCATAAGCATTTAATTTAGAATGAGCAACTACAGCCAGACATGAAAAAGGACTTACACACACTGCTATGACAAAGTACTAGAAAGTGAATCATGCATGACACTGAGTGCCAAATGCCAGCGTGTGTCAGATACAAGAGTCCAGACAATTAGCCTTTTGACGATTTGAAATTTTGTGAACCACACCTTTCACCTTCCGATTTTTTTATATACTGTTATTCATAAGCAAATGTAATTCATGTATAAATGCAACCTGCCTTATTCACAGAAAGTGAAACCTGGACACAGATTATGGATCAAGACGTTATCCAAGTAATGATGCTTCTATTATTTTCACTGGCCAAAAGCAGCAGTGGCACCCAGCAGGCTGGCAGGGGGCGTCTAGCAGCACGCAGCAGCTACTCACGCATGACTTCCATGACGCGATGTCTCAGGAAGGTGCGGCTGCTCTGTAGACTGCCAAAGCGCGTGATGTCCAGGGGCCACACGTTGGCCGTGGGGTAACCGTAGGTCATCCATTCAGCCAGGTACCTGGGAGCAGACAGACTCATCACACAAAGCTTCATATACAAACGGCCCCCAAACGGGTAAGAGGGATGAAGTGCAGGAGGTCGCTGTACGAGCATACCGCTGGGGCAGCGTTTCCCCAATCCGGCCCTTGGAGACCCACAggcattccacatttttgctccctctcagcaaaTAAAAATTCTAGCAGGGAGTTGAGAGggggcaaaaacatggaccgattATGGCTTCCCGAAGActggattggaaaacactgttATGGGATCGGCTGAAGGAGTTTATCTTGTACAATTGTGTGAAAGAGTAAATACTATCAAGCAGTTAAATGTTTCTGCTAACAAATAACTTTGGGGACTTTAATTTAGAGTGTGCAATGACAAATTCAGCTGAATTTGAGTGATGCACACACCGCTGGTGCGATTCCTGCCCTGGAACGCTATTAACCGGTGGAATACAAGACAGCCAGCTCACCTGCCGGCACCCCCAGCGAAGGACAGCCCAGACGAGTTCATGCCAGCTAGGACGAAGTAGCCGTGGACTCCTGGGGTCTCCCCCATCAGACAGCGCATGTCCGGGGTGAACGACTCAGGACAGTTGACCAGCTGGTGGATCTCACAGGCGTCCAGGTTGGGCATGCGACGTAGAAGAGCACCAAGCATAGGTTCTGCAGGCACAGGAAGGAACATCATCCAAGAGGCCGAGTACGTTACCAGATGGCTCTTTAATCCCAGATAGAAGAGACCAGTGCAGCCCTAACCAATTTTAACTTCATATGTGAGAACATATGCCATTATTTGTCCATTTCACAAATTCTACATGACAGAATTTTAACGGAGTAGATCAAGAAAACACCAGAACACACGGTCACGTCTGAACCACGAGACTCCTGCTTGGAGTAAATTACATGGCATTTCCGAGTCAAATTGggcctttcatctgaaaccACAATCTGGTACCAAAAGTCTTGCATACTTTCCACCAAACATTCTGATCAGATTCTATTGTTACGCGGCgctgacacacagacagacaagcgGATGGGAGGTGGAGGGGCATGTTGTAAGGCTGGCACGCTCCGTGACCCAGCTGGCCACAGGGTCACCTCCGCCTCACACGCCAGGCCCCAAGGACACATGCTCCGCAAGGCACTGGTGCAAAGGGAGGAGCGATAAAGCACCAATACTAAACAACCTCCCCCACCCACCTCAAAATAAGCAGGCCAGGCACCCACTGTGCTTGTGTTTATTTTCAGCACTGCATATTCCTTCAGGGCGTCAGGAAGGCACAGGCTGTAACATTGCACAAGCACCTCACTGGTGTCAAAGTTCAGCCTGATTGACACGCTGGCCGGGCTGACAATATTCCTCCTAAACGGACTTTTATTTCAC includes these proteins:
- the pdpr gene encoding pyruvate dehydrogenase phosphatase regulatory subunit, mitochondrial; this translates as MRSCVRSTRVLSPVFFPRLLLDVRHGGAEVGQRGLRCSPRSLAAGVEGSSMPLPSQARVVICGGGIVGSSVAYHLAKLGWTEVVLLEQGRLGAGTTRLCAGIVSVAKPISIESKMADYSNTLYERLEEETGVKTGYMKTGSLCLAQNQDRFLSLKRLASRLKVIGISCNVIKPKDVAQLHPLVNMHDLVGALHLPGDAVASPPDVSHALAVAAASHGVMIHERTSVNHVMVERGHVTGVETDRGPIECEYFVNCAGQWAYELGQASEVKVSVPLHGCEHFYLLTKPLQPPLQPNTPVVMDMDGRIYVRAWQGGVLSGGFEKNPKPIFTEGRNQLEIQNMQEDWDHFEPMLGALLRRMPNLDACEIHQLVNCPESFTPDMRCLMGETPGVHGYFVLAGMNSSGLSFAGGAGRYLAEWMTYGYPTANVWPLDITRFGSLQSSRTFLRHRVMEVMPLLYELKVPRWDFQTGRQLRTSPLYDRLDAQGARWMEKHGFERAKYFVPAGKDLLALDQSKTFYKPDWFDIVGAEVKCCKEAVCVIDMSSFTKFELSSTGDQALELLQHLCANDLDVPVGHIVHTGMLNERGGYENDCSVVRLSKNSFFIISPTDQQVRCWAWIKQHMPNDPQLHLEDVSWKYTALNLIGPRAMDVLSELSYVSMTPEHFPSLFCKEMSVGYANGIRVMSMTHTGEPGFMLYIPIEYALHVYNEVMSVGQKYGIRNAGYYALRSLRIEKFFAFWGQDLDTFTTPLECGREFRVKFDKDTDFLGRDALLRQRQEGVSRRFIMLVLEDHDCELDLWPWWGEPIYRSGELAGVTTSSAYSYTLERHVCLGFVSPPPGAPPVITPDFINRGDYEVDIAGQRYPAKAKLYPFSSLFAQQRRRKDEMELSNFQGK